The Sylvia atricapilla isolate bSylAtr1 chromosome 10, bSylAtr1.pri, whole genome shotgun sequence genome contains a region encoding:
- the ABCF3 gene encoding ATP-binding cassette sub-family F member 3 isoform X2 has protein sequence MASCADILRSEFPDLDGELFAYVTGILHGSGADFESVDELEEAVGELLREVSQDTKDDGAIREICQRLFNTLQLDEGQAQRCSQVLLDAPIQLSQITDGYGDSNADLLPGLLLKRGQTSMVNAKKLEKAEARLKAKQDKRLERDSLKSSGPVVLEEASASQASSKKETRMESSGKNKSYDVRIENFDVSFGERVLLTGADLNLAFGRRYGLVGRNGLGKTTLLKMIASQSLRIPSHISILHVEQEVAGDDTPALQSVLECDTTRESLLREERDLTAKISAGRGEGTEGARLSEIYAKLEEIEADKAPARASVILAGLGFNAKMQQQTTKEFSGGWRMRLALARALFARPDLLLLDEPTNMLDVRAILWLESYLQTWQSTILVVSHDRNFLNAVATDIIHLHSQRLDMYRGDFENFMKTKEERLKNQQREYEAQQQYREHIQVFIDRFRYNANRASQVQSKLKLLEKLPVLKPVDKESEVIIRFPDGFEKFSPPILQLDEVDFYYEPSHYIFRSLSVSADLESRICVVGENGAGKSTMLKILMGELAPVRGIRHAHRNLKIGYFSQHHVDQLDLNISAVELLARKFPAQTSTSWMSQQITWTWRPLRHWQRP, from the exons ATGGCGTCCTGCGCCGACATCCTCCGCTCCGAGTTCCCCGACTTGGACGGCGAGCTCTTCGCTTACGTGACGG GGATCCTGCACGGCAGCGGGGCGGACTTCGAGTCGGTGGACGAGCTGGAGGAGGCGGTGGGCGAACTGCTGCGGGAGGTGTCGCAGGACACCAAGGACGATGGCGCCATCAGGGAGATCTGCCAGCGCCTCTTCAACACCCTGCAGCT GGACGAGGGCCAAGCCCAGCGCTGCAGCCAGGTGTTGCTGGATGCCCCCATCCAGCTTTCCCAGATCACTGACGGATACG GCGACAGTAATGCAGATCTGCTGCCGGGGCTGTTGCTGAAGAGAGGCCAGACCTCG ATGGTGAATGCCAAGAAACTGGAGAAGGCAGAAGCCAGGCTGAAAGCCAAGCAGGACAAGAGGCTGGAGCGGGATTCCCTGAAGTCATCTGGCCCTGT AGTCCTTGAGGAGGCGTCTGCCAGCCAAGCTTCCAGCAAGAAGGAGACTCGCATGGAGTCATCAGGCAAGAACAAGTCGTACGATGTGCGCATCGAGAACTTCGACGTGTCCTTCGGTGAGCG TGTCCTGCTGACAGGAGCAGACCTAAACCTGGCTTTTGGGCGGCGCTACGGGCTGGTGGGCAGGAACGGGCTGGGGAAGACCACGCTGCTGAAGATGATCGCCAGCCAGAGCCTGCGAATCCCCTCACACATCAGCATCCTGCACgtggagcaggaggtggcaggggaTGACACACCGGCGCTGCAGAGTGTGCTGGAGTGTGACACCACTCGTGAGAGCCTGCTGCGGGAGGAGAGGGACCTGACAGCCAAGATCAGTGCTGGCAG GGGAGAAGGGACAGAAGGGGCCAGACTATCGGAGATCTACGCTAAGCTGGAGGAGATTGAGGCAGACAAGGCCCCAGCAAG GGCGTCTGTCATTCTTGCTGGGCTGGGCTTTAACGCAAAGATGCAACAACAGACAACCAA AGAGTTTTCTGGAGGCTGGAGAATGAGACTGGCCTTAGCCAGAGCCCTGTTTGCCAG GCCAGATCTCCTTCTGCTGGATG aACCAACGAACATGCTGGATGTGCGGGCAATTCTGTGGCTGGAGAGCTACCTACAG ACCTGGCAGTCGACCATCCTCGTGGTGTCCCACGACAGGAACTTCCTGAATGCGGTGGCCACGGACATCATCCACCTGCACTCGCAGCGGCTGGACATGTACCGTGGGGACTTTGAGAACTTCATGAAGACCAAGGAGGAGCGGCTGAAGAACCAGCAGCGAGAGTATGAAGCCCAGCAGCAGTACCGTGAGCACATCCAG GTTTTTATTGACCGCTTTCGCTACAACGCCAACCGGGCGTCCCAAGTGCAGAGCAAGCTGAAGCTGTTGGAGAAGCT GCCAGTGCTGAAGCCTGTAGACAAGGAATCTGAGGTGATCATCAG GTTCCCTGATGGCTTTGAGAAGTTCTCCCCTCCAATCCTGCAGCTGGATGAAGTAGACTTCTATTATGAGCCAAGTCACTACATCTTTCGttccctctctgtctctgccGACCTTGAGTCTCGCATCTGTGTG GTTGGGGAAAACGGAGCTGGCAAGTCAACCATGCTAAAGATCTTAATGGGGGAGCTGGCGCCAGTCAGAGGGATCAGACATGCTCACAG AAACCTAAAGATCGGTTATTTCAGCCAGCACCATGTGGATCAACTAGACTTGAATATCAGTGCTGTAGAGTTACTGGCAAGAAAGTTCCCAG CCCAAACTTCTACATCCTGGATGAGCCAACAAATCACCTGGACATGGAGACCATTGAGGCACTGGCAAAGGCCCTGA
- the ABCF3 gene encoding ATP-binding cassette sub-family F member 3 isoform X1 — MASCADILRSEFPDLDGELFAYVTGILHGSGADFESVDELEEAVGELLREVSQDTKDDGAIREICQRLFNTLQLDEGQAQRCSQVLLDAPIQLSQITDGYGDSNADLLPGLLLKRGQTSMVNAKKLEKAEARLKAKQDKRLERDSLKSSGPVVLEEASASQASSKKETRMESSGKNKSYDVRIENFDVSFGERVLLTGADLNLAFGRRYGLVGRNGLGKTTLLKMIASQSLRIPSHISILHVEQEVAGDDTPALQSVLECDTTRESLLREERDLTAKISAGRGEGTEGARLSEIYAKLEEIEADKAPARASVILAGLGFNAKMQQQTTKEFSGGWRMRLALARALFARPDLLLLDEPTNMLDVRAILWLESYLQTWQSTILVVSHDRNFLNAVATDIIHLHSQRLDMYRGDFENFMKTKEERLKNQQREYEAQQQYREHIQVFIDRFRYNANRASQVQSKLKLLEKLPVLKPVDKESEVIIRFPDGFEKFSPPILQLDEVDFYYEPSHYIFRSLSVSADLESRICVVGENGAGKSTMLKILMGELAPVRGIRHAHRNLKIGYFSQHHVDQLDLNISAVELLARKFPGKTEEQYRHQLGSYGISGELAVRPVASLSGGQKSRVAFAQMTMPCPNFYILDEPTNHLDMETIEALAKALNKFRGGIILVSHDERFIRLVCQELWVCENATVTRIEGGFDQYRDILKEQFRKEGFL, encoded by the exons ATGGCGTCCTGCGCCGACATCCTCCGCTCCGAGTTCCCCGACTTGGACGGCGAGCTCTTCGCTTACGTGACGG GGATCCTGCACGGCAGCGGGGCGGACTTCGAGTCGGTGGACGAGCTGGAGGAGGCGGTGGGCGAACTGCTGCGGGAGGTGTCGCAGGACACCAAGGACGATGGCGCCATCAGGGAGATCTGCCAGCGCCTCTTCAACACCCTGCAGCT GGACGAGGGCCAAGCCCAGCGCTGCAGCCAGGTGTTGCTGGATGCCCCCATCCAGCTTTCCCAGATCACTGACGGATACG GCGACAGTAATGCAGATCTGCTGCCGGGGCTGTTGCTGAAGAGAGGCCAGACCTCG ATGGTGAATGCCAAGAAACTGGAGAAGGCAGAAGCCAGGCTGAAAGCCAAGCAGGACAAGAGGCTGGAGCGGGATTCCCTGAAGTCATCTGGCCCTGT AGTCCTTGAGGAGGCGTCTGCCAGCCAAGCTTCCAGCAAGAAGGAGACTCGCATGGAGTCATCAGGCAAGAACAAGTCGTACGATGTGCGCATCGAGAACTTCGACGTGTCCTTCGGTGAGCG TGTCCTGCTGACAGGAGCAGACCTAAACCTGGCTTTTGGGCGGCGCTACGGGCTGGTGGGCAGGAACGGGCTGGGGAAGACCACGCTGCTGAAGATGATCGCCAGCCAGAGCCTGCGAATCCCCTCACACATCAGCATCCTGCACgtggagcaggaggtggcaggggaTGACACACCGGCGCTGCAGAGTGTGCTGGAGTGTGACACCACTCGTGAGAGCCTGCTGCGGGAGGAGAGGGACCTGACAGCCAAGATCAGTGCTGGCAG GGGAGAAGGGACAGAAGGGGCCAGACTATCGGAGATCTACGCTAAGCTGGAGGAGATTGAGGCAGACAAGGCCCCAGCAAG GGCGTCTGTCATTCTTGCTGGGCTGGGCTTTAACGCAAAGATGCAACAACAGACAACCAA AGAGTTTTCTGGAGGCTGGAGAATGAGACTGGCCTTAGCCAGAGCCCTGTTTGCCAG GCCAGATCTCCTTCTGCTGGATG aACCAACGAACATGCTGGATGTGCGGGCAATTCTGTGGCTGGAGAGCTACCTACAG ACCTGGCAGTCGACCATCCTCGTGGTGTCCCACGACAGGAACTTCCTGAATGCGGTGGCCACGGACATCATCCACCTGCACTCGCAGCGGCTGGACATGTACCGTGGGGACTTTGAGAACTTCATGAAGACCAAGGAGGAGCGGCTGAAGAACCAGCAGCGAGAGTATGAAGCCCAGCAGCAGTACCGTGAGCACATCCAG GTTTTTATTGACCGCTTTCGCTACAACGCCAACCGGGCGTCCCAAGTGCAGAGCAAGCTGAAGCTGTTGGAGAAGCT GCCAGTGCTGAAGCCTGTAGACAAGGAATCTGAGGTGATCATCAG GTTCCCTGATGGCTTTGAGAAGTTCTCCCCTCCAATCCTGCAGCTGGATGAAGTAGACTTCTATTATGAGCCAAGTCACTACATCTTTCGttccctctctgtctctgccGACCTTGAGTCTCGCATCTGTGTG GTTGGGGAAAACGGAGCTGGCAAGTCAACCATGCTAAAGATCTTAATGGGGGAGCTGGCGCCAGTCAGAGGGATCAGACATGCTCACAG AAACCTAAAGATCGGTTATTTCAGCCAGCACCATGTGGATCAACTAGACTTGAATATCAGTGCTGTAGAGTTACTGGCAAGAAAGTTCCCAG GGAAGACGGAGGAGCAGTACCGGCATCAGCTGGGGAGCTACGGCATCTCCGGGGAGCTGGCCGTGCGTCCTGTGGCCAGCCTGTCCGGAGGTCAGAAGAGTCGTGTGGCCTTTGCCCAGATGACTATGCCCTG CCCAAACTTCTACATCCTGGATGAGCCAACAAATCACCTGGACATGGAGACCATTGAGGCACTGGCAAAGGCCCTGAATAAGTTTCGG GGTGGTATAATCCTGGTGTCCCACGATGAACGCTTCATCCGCCTggtgtgccaggagctgtgggtgtgTGAGAACGCCACCGTGACACGCATCGAGGGTGGCTTTGACCAGTACAGAGACATCCTGAAGGAGCAGTTCCGGAAGGAGGGTTTCCTATAA
- the ABCF3 gene encoding ATP-binding cassette sub-family F member 3 isoform X4 — protein MASCADILRSEFPDLDGELFAYVTGILHGSGADFESVDELEEAVGELLREVSQDTKDDGAIREICQRLFNTLQLDEGQAQRCSQVLLDAPIQLSQITDGYGDSNADLLPGLLLKRGQTSMVNAKKLEKAEARLKAKQDKRLERDSLKSSGPVVLEEASASQASSKKETRMESSGKNKSYDVRIENFDVSFGERVLLTGADLNLAFGRRYGLVGRNGLGKTTLLKMIASQSLRIPSHISILHVEQEVAGDDTPALQSVLECDTTRESLLREERDLTAKISAGRGEGTEGARLSEIYAKLEEIEADKAPARASVILAGLGFNAKMQQQTTKEFSGGWRMRLALARALFARPDLLLLDEPTNMLDVRAILWLESYLQTWQSTILVVSHDRNFLNAVATDIIHLHSQRLDMYRGDFENFMKTKEERLKNQQREYEAQQQYREHIQVFIDRFRYNANRASQVQSKLKLLEKLPVLKPVDKESEVIIRFPDGFEKFSPPILQLDEVDFYYEPSHYIFRSLSVSADLESRICVVGENGAGKSTMLKILMGELAPVRGIRHAHRNLKIGYFSQHHVDQLDLNISAVELLARKFPGVP, from the exons ATGGCGTCCTGCGCCGACATCCTCCGCTCCGAGTTCCCCGACTTGGACGGCGAGCTCTTCGCTTACGTGACGG GGATCCTGCACGGCAGCGGGGCGGACTTCGAGTCGGTGGACGAGCTGGAGGAGGCGGTGGGCGAACTGCTGCGGGAGGTGTCGCAGGACACCAAGGACGATGGCGCCATCAGGGAGATCTGCCAGCGCCTCTTCAACACCCTGCAGCT GGACGAGGGCCAAGCCCAGCGCTGCAGCCAGGTGTTGCTGGATGCCCCCATCCAGCTTTCCCAGATCACTGACGGATACG GCGACAGTAATGCAGATCTGCTGCCGGGGCTGTTGCTGAAGAGAGGCCAGACCTCG ATGGTGAATGCCAAGAAACTGGAGAAGGCAGAAGCCAGGCTGAAAGCCAAGCAGGACAAGAGGCTGGAGCGGGATTCCCTGAAGTCATCTGGCCCTGT AGTCCTTGAGGAGGCGTCTGCCAGCCAAGCTTCCAGCAAGAAGGAGACTCGCATGGAGTCATCAGGCAAGAACAAGTCGTACGATGTGCGCATCGAGAACTTCGACGTGTCCTTCGGTGAGCG TGTCCTGCTGACAGGAGCAGACCTAAACCTGGCTTTTGGGCGGCGCTACGGGCTGGTGGGCAGGAACGGGCTGGGGAAGACCACGCTGCTGAAGATGATCGCCAGCCAGAGCCTGCGAATCCCCTCACACATCAGCATCCTGCACgtggagcaggaggtggcaggggaTGACACACCGGCGCTGCAGAGTGTGCTGGAGTGTGACACCACTCGTGAGAGCCTGCTGCGGGAGGAGAGGGACCTGACAGCCAAGATCAGTGCTGGCAG GGGAGAAGGGACAGAAGGGGCCAGACTATCGGAGATCTACGCTAAGCTGGAGGAGATTGAGGCAGACAAGGCCCCAGCAAG GGCGTCTGTCATTCTTGCTGGGCTGGGCTTTAACGCAAAGATGCAACAACAGACAACCAA AGAGTTTTCTGGAGGCTGGAGAATGAGACTGGCCTTAGCCAGAGCCCTGTTTGCCAG GCCAGATCTCCTTCTGCTGGATG aACCAACGAACATGCTGGATGTGCGGGCAATTCTGTGGCTGGAGAGCTACCTACAG ACCTGGCAGTCGACCATCCTCGTGGTGTCCCACGACAGGAACTTCCTGAATGCGGTGGCCACGGACATCATCCACCTGCACTCGCAGCGGCTGGACATGTACCGTGGGGACTTTGAGAACTTCATGAAGACCAAGGAGGAGCGGCTGAAGAACCAGCAGCGAGAGTATGAAGCCCAGCAGCAGTACCGTGAGCACATCCAG GTTTTTATTGACCGCTTTCGCTACAACGCCAACCGGGCGTCCCAAGTGCAGAGCAAGCTGAAGCTGTTGGAGAAGCT GCCAGTGCTGAAGCCTGTAGACAAGGAATCTGAGGTGATCATCAG GTTCCCTGATGGCTTTGAGAAGTTCTCCCCTCCAATCCTGCAGCTGGATGAAGTAGACTTCTATTATGAGCCAAGTCACTACATCTTTCGttccctctctgtctctgccGACCTTGAGTCTCGCATCTGTGTG GTTGGGGAAAACGGAGCTGGCAAGTCAACCATGCTAAAGATCTTAATGGGGGAGCTGGCGCCAGTCAGAGGGATCAGACATGCTCACAG AAACCTAAAGATCGGTTATTTCAGCCAGCACCATGTGGATCAACTAGACTTGAATATCAGTGCTGTAGAGTTACTGGCAAGAAAGTTCCCAG GTGTGCCATAG
- the ABCF3 gene encoding ATP-binding cassette sub-family F member 3 isoform X3 — MVNAKKLEKAEARLKAKQDKRLERDSLKSSGPVVLEEASASQASSKKETRMESSGKNKSYDVRIENFDVSFGERVLLTGADLNLAFGRRYGLVGRNGLGKTTLLKMIASQSLRIPSHISILHVEQEVAGDDTPALQSVLECDTTRESLLREERDLTAKISAGRGEGTEGARLSEIYAKLEEIEADKAPARASVILAGLGFNAKMQQQTTKEFSGGWRMRLALARALFARPDLLLLDEPTNMLDVRAILWLESYLQTWQSTILVVSHDRNFLNAVATDIIHLHSQRLDMYRGDFENFMKTKEERLKNQQREYEAQQQYREHIQVFIDRFRYNANRASQVQSKLKLLEKLPVLKPVDKESEVIIRFPDGFEKFSPPILQLDEVDFYYEPSHYIFRSLSVSADLESRICVVGENGAGKSTMLKILMGELAPVRGIRHAHRNLKIGYFSQHHVDQLDLNISAVELLARKFPGKTEEQYRHQLGSYGISGELAVRPVASLSGGQKSRVAFAQMTMPCPNFYILDEPTNHLDMETIEALAKALNKFRGGIILVSHDERFIRLVCQELWVCENATVTRIEGGFDQYRDILKEQFRKEGFL, encoded by the exons ATGGTGAATGCCAAGAAACTGGAGAAGGCAGAAGCCAGGCTGAAAGCCAAGCAGGACAAGAGGCTGGAGCGGGATTCCCTGAAGTCATCTGGCCCTGT AGTCCTTGAGGAGGCGTCTGCCAGCCAAGCTTCCAGCAAGAAGGAGACTCGCATGGAGTCATCAGGCAAGAACAAGTCGTACGATGTGCGCATCGAGAACTTCGACGTGTCCTTCGGTGAGCG TGTCCTGCTGACAGGAGCAGACCTAAACCTGGCTTTTGGGCGGCGCTACGGGCTGGTGGGCAGGAACGGGCTGGGGAAGACCACGCTGCTGAAGATGATCGCCAGCCAGAGCCTGCGAATCCCCTCACACATCAGCATCCTGCACgtggagcaggaggtggcaggggaTGACACACCGGCGCTGCAGAGTGTGCTGGAGTGTGACACCACTCGTGAGAGCCTGCTGCGGGAGGAGAGGGACCTGACAGCCAAGATCAGTGCTGGCAG GGGAGAAGGGACAGAAGGGGCCAGACTATCGGAGATCTACGCTAAGCTGGAGGAGATTGAGGCAGACAAGGCCCCAGCAAG GGCGTCTGTCATTCTTGCTGGGCTGGGCTTTAACGCAAAGATGCAACAACAGACAACCAA AGAGTTTTCTGGAGGCTGGAGAATGAGACTGGCCTTAGCCAGAGCCCTGTTTGCCAG GCCAGATCTCCTTCTGCTGGATG aACCAACGAACATGCTGGATGTGCGGGCAATTCTGTGGCTGGAGAGCTACCTACAG ACCTGGCAGTCGACCATCCTCGTGGTGTCCCACGACAGGAACTTCCTGAATGCGGTGGCCACGGACATCATCCACCTGCACTCGCAGCGGCTGGACATGTACCGTGGGGACTTTGAGAACTTCATGAAGACCAAGGAGGAGCGGCTGAAGAACCAGCAGCGAGAGTATGAAGCCCAGCAGCAGTACCGTGAGCACATCCAG GTTTTTATTGACCGCTTTCGCTACAACGCCAACCGGGCGTCCCAAGTGCAGAGCAAGCTGAAGCTGTTGGAGAAGCT GCCAGTGCTGAAGCCTGTAGACAAGGAATCTGAGGTGATCATCAG GTTCCCTGATGGCTTTGAGAAGTTCTCCCCTCCAATCCTGCAGCTGGATGAAGTAGACTTCTATTATGAGCCAAGTCACTACATCTTTCGttccctctctgtctctgccGACCTTGAGTCTCGCATCTGTGTG GTTGGGGAAAACGGAGCTGGCAAGTCAACCATGCTAAAGATCTTAATGGGGGAGCTGGCGCCAGTCAGAGGGATCAGACATGCTCACAG AAACCTAAAGATCGGTTATTTCAGCCAGCACCATGTGGATCAACTAGACTTGAATATCAGTGCTGTAGAGTTACTGGCAAGAAAGTTCCCAG GGAAGACGGAGGAGCAGTACCGGCATCAGCTGGGGAGCTACGGCATCTCCGGGGAGCTGGCCGTGCGTCCTGTGGCCAGCCTGTCCGGAGGTCAGAAGAGTCGTGTGGCCTTTGCCCAGATGACTATGCCCTG CCCAAACTTCTACATCCTGGATGAGCCAACAAATCACCTGGACATGGAGACCATTGAGGCACTGGCAAAGGCCCTGAATAAGTTTCGG GGTGGTATAATCCTGGTGTCCCACGATGAACGCTTCATCCGCCTggtgtgccaggagctgtgggtgtgTGAGAACGCCACCGTGACACGCATCGAGGGTGGCTTTGACCAGTACAGAGACATCCTGAAGGAGCAGTTCCGGAAGGAGGGTTTCCTATAA